In Pseudomonas alcaliphila JAB1, a single window of DNA contains:
- a CDS encoding FAD-binding oxidoreductase: protein MSSLPDDLLQALREAVGEAGLITDAERMQSYLSDWRGAYRGQAAAVLRPASTEEVAAVVRLCAQAGVALVPQGGNTGLCGGSIPDDSGAQIVLSLTRMKRIRAVDVANATITVEAGVILQQLQEAAAEVGLLFPLSLGAEGSCTVGGNLATNAGDTAVLRYGNMRDLALGLEVVLPDGRIWDGLRGLRKDNTGYDLKHLFIGSEGTLGIITAAVLKLFPAVRSLTTAWVALPSTQAAVELIGQMRSLCGDRLTGFELMSRQSVEFVLRHVAGVSDPFAEEHPWYVLIELSDTQPNAPLNELLEQGLGAAFEQGVAQDAVVAASDAQVRALWALREGISEAQNHEGPSLKHDISVPVSRIPDFIARTDQALQQAFPGVRIVAYGHVGDGNLHYNISKPIGAEDAAFKAQAEAIMRVIYDQTLHYAGSISAEHGLGQSKRLAAQHYKAPLELELMARVKQALDPAGLMNPGKLL from the coding sequence ATGAGTAGCCTGCCCGATGATCTGCTCCAGGCGTTGCGCGAAGCGGTCGGCGAGGCTGGCCTGATCACTGACGCCGAGCGCATGCAGAGTTACCTGAGCGACTGGCGCGGTGCCTATCGCGGCCAGGCGGCTGCCGTGCTGCGTCCGGCGTCGACGGAGGAGGTCGCCGCCGTGGTGCGCCTGTGCGCGCAGGCCGGCGTCGCCCTGGTGCCACAAGGCGGCAATACCGGCCTGTGCGGCGGCTCGATTCCGGACGACAGCGGAGCGCAGATCGTGCTGTCGCTGACGCGCATGAAGCGCATCCGCGCAGTGGACGTGGCCAACGCCACCATCACCGTCGAGGCCGGGGTGATCCTGCAGCAGCTGCAGGAGGCCGCCGCCGAAGTCGGCCTGCTGTTCCCGCTGTCGCTGGGCGCCGAGGGTAGCTGCACGGTCGGCGGCAACCTGGCGACCAATGCCGGCGATACTGCGGTGCTGCGCTACGGCAACATGCGCGACCTGGCCCTGGGCCTGGAGGTGGTGTTGCCTGATGGGCGCATCTGGGACGGCCTACGTGGGCTGCGCAAGGACAATACCGGCTACGATCTCAAGCACCTGTTCATCGGCAGCGAGGGCACCCTGGGCATCATCACCGCCGCCGTGCTCAAGTTGTTTCCCGCCGTGCGCAGCCTGACCACCGCCTGGGTGGCGCTGCCCAGCACGCAGGCGGCCGTCGAGCTGATCGGGCAGATGCGCAGCCTGTGCGGCGACCGCCTGACCGGCTTCGAGCTGATGTCGCGGCAAAGCGTCGAGTTCGTCCTGCGTCATGTCGCCGGTGTCAGCGACCCCTTCGCCGAGGAGCACCCCTGGTACGTGCTGATCGAGCTGAGTGACACCCAGCCCAACGCGCCCCTGAACGAACTGCTCGAGCAGGGCCTCGGCGCCGCCTTCGAGCAAGGCGTGGCGCAGGATGCCGTGGTCGCCGCCAGCGACGCCCAGGTGCGCGCCTTGTGGGCGCTGCGCGAAGGCATATCGGAGGCGCAGAATCACGAGGGGCCGAGCCTCAAGCACGACATCAGTGTGCCGGTCAGTCGTATTCCCGACTTCATCGCGCGTACCGATCAGGCGTTGCAGCAGGCGTTTCCCGGTGTGCGCATCGTGGCCTACGGGCACGTCGGCGACGGCAACCTGCATTACAACATCAGCAAGCCAATCGGTGCCGAGGATGCCGCGTTCAAGGCGCAGGCCGAAGCGATCATGCGCGTGATCTACGACCAGACCTTGCACTATGCCGGTAGCATCAGCGCCGAACATGGCCTGGGCCAGTCCAAGCGTCTGGCCGCGCAGCACTACAAGGCGCCGTTGGAACTGGAGTTGATGGCCCGCGTCAAGCAGGCGTTGGATCCGGCCGGGCTGATGAATCCGGGCAAATTGCTGTAA
- a CDS encoding ABC transporter ATP-binding protein, protein MQSVISISQLNKIYASGHPALQGIDLDIRQGEIFALLGPNGAGKTTLISIICGIVNPGDGKVLVGGKDIVRDYRAARSQIGLVPQELVSDVFETVWATVKFSRGLFGKKPDAAYLEQLLKDLSLWDKRNAKIMELSGGMKRRVMIAKALSHEPQILFLDEPTAGVDVELRRDMWNMVRRLRERGVTIILTTHYIEEAEEMADRIGVISKGRIILVEDKQVLMHKLGKKQLTLHLQQPLSCVPAELARYGLELADQGHALVFTFDAQHENTGIAELLRDLAQHGIDFKDLQSSQSSLEEIFVSLVSGR, encoded by the coding sequence GTGCAGTCGGTCATCTCCATTTCGCAACTGAACAAGATCTATGCGTCCGGGCATCCGGCCCTGCAAGGCATCGACCTGGACATTCGCCAGGGCGAGATATTCGCCTTGCTCGGCCCCAACGGCGCGGGCAAGACCACCCTGATCAGCATCATCTGCGGCATCGTCAATCCGGGCGATGGCAAGGTGCTGGTCGGCGGCAAGGACATCGTCCGTGACTACCGCGCAGCCCGCTCGCAGATCGGCCTGGTGCCGCAGGAGCTGGTCAGCGACGTGTTCGAAACCGTCTGGGCGACGGTCAAGTTCAGTCGTGGCCTGTTCGGCAAGAAGCCCGATGCGGCCTACCTGGAGCAACTGCTCAAGGACCTGTCGCTGTGGGACAAACGTAACGCCAAGATCATGGAGCTGTCTGGCGGCATGAAGCGCCGGGTGATGATCGCCAAGGCACTCTCGCACGAGCCGCAGATTCTCTTCCTTGACGAGCCTACCGCTGGCGTCGACGTGGAACTGCGCCGCGACATGTGGAACATGGTCAGGCGCCTGCGCGAGCGTGGCGTGACCATCATTCTGACCACCCACTACATCGAGGAGGCCGAGGAGATGGCCGACCGTATCGGGGTGATCAGCAAGGGCCGGATCATTCTGGTGGAAGACAAGCAGGTACTGATGCACAAGCTGGGCAAGAAGCAGCTGACCCTGCACCTGCAGCAGCCGCTGTCCTGCGTGCCGGCCGAGTTGGCGCGCTATGGTCTGGAGCTGGCCGATCAAGGCCATGCCCTGGTGTTCACCTTCGACGCCCAGCACGAGAACACCGGCATCGCCGAACTGCTGCGTGACCTGGCCCAGCATGGCATCGACTTCAAGGATCTGCAGTCGAGCCAGAGTTCGTTGGAGGAGATTTTCGTGTCACTGGTCTCAGGCCGATGA
- a CDS encoding ABC transporter permease, producing the protein MNLYAIKAIYLFELARTWRTLLQSIATPVISTSLYFVVFGSAIGSSMTQVQGVSYGAFIIPGLIMLALLTESISNASFGIYMPKYSGSIYELLSAPVSYLEILIGYVGAAATKSVILGLIILLTARLFVDFEIQHPIWMAAFLVLTALTFSLFGFIIGVWADGWEKLQIVPALIVTPLTFLGGAFYSISMLPPAWQTVTLFNPVVYLISAFRWSFYGVSDVNVGVSLAMVLGFLALCILLVGWIFKTGYRLKS; encoded by the coding sequence ATGAACCTGTATGCCATCAAGGCCATCTACCTGTTCGAGCTGGCGCGCACCTGGCGCACCCTGCTGCAGAGCATCGCCACGCCGGTGATCAGCACCTCGCTGTATTTCGTGGTGTTCGGCTCGGCCATCGGTTCGAGCATGACCCAGGTGCAGGGCGTCAGTTATGGCGCCTTCATCATTCCGGGTCTGATCATGCTGGCACTGCTGACCGAGAGCATTTCCAACGCCTCGTTCGGCATCTACATGCCCAAGTACTCCGGAAGCATCTACGAGCTGCTGTCGGCGCCGGTGTCCTATCTGGAGATTCTGATCGGCTATGTCGGCGCGGCGGCGACCAAGTCGGTGATCCTCGGCCTGATTATCCTGCTCACCGCCAGGCTGTTCGTCGATTTCGAGATTCAGCATCCCATCTGGATGGCGGCGTTCCTGGTGCTGACCGCGCTGACCTTCAGCCTGTTCGGTTTCATCATCGGCGTATGGGCCGATGGCTGGGAGAAGCTGCAGATCGTTCCGGCGCTGATCGTCACGCCGCTGACCTTCCTCGGCGGCGCCTTCTACTCCATCAGCATGCTGCCGCCAGCCTGGCAGACGGTGACCCTGTTCAACCCTGTGGTGTACCTGATCAGCGCCTTCCGCTGGAGCTTCTATGGCGTGTCGGACGTCAATGTCGGCGTCAGCCTGGCCATGGTGCTGGGCTTCCTGGCGCTGTGCATCTTGCTGGTGGGCTGGATCTTCAAGACCGGTTACCGGCTCAAGAGCTGA
- a CDS encoding protease inhibitor I42 family protein, translated as MHATLRLLTLPALALLTACAHQSGTLELKKDRQCPLTLNKGQQLILSLPSNPTTGFRWEVRDGAANVLQSLGPEVYSNPEDAGLVGAGGISTWRFTAREPGEGRLLLTYQQPWEQNVPPAETFECELRVK; from the coding sequence ATGCATGCCACCTTGCGCCTGCTTACCCTGCCCGCCCTGGCCCTGCTTACGGCCTGCGCCCATCAATCTGGCACGCTGGAATTGAAGAAGGACCGGCAGTGCCCGCTGACGCTGAACAAGGGCCAGCAACTGATTCTCAGCCTGCCCAGCAACCCCACCACCGGCTTTCGCTGGGAAGTCCGTGATGGCGCGGCGAACGTGCTGCAAAGCCTCGGCCCCGAGGTATACAGCAATCCCGAAGACGCCGGACTGGTGGGCGCTGGCGGTATTTCCACCTGGCGCTTCACCGCGCGCGAGCCAGGCGAAGGTCGCCTGCTGCTGACCTACCAGCAGCCGTGGGAGCAGAACGTGCCACCGGCAGAAACCTTCGAGTGCGAACTGCGGGTGAAGTGA
- a CDS encoding AraC family transcriptional regulator, translated as MLQARVIRLDEQAHEHAHDHHQLVMSLVGRAEFEVGGRGGEVCRMRACLVPGDAAHQFAGMGDNRMLILDLDEQDTPSEDLELLHRLFETPRYPALDVDFQHLLSYAGAELERYGSDSILARSLGGVLLRALHLRLFGEQRRQPQGALDLQRLDDYIGEHLARRISVAELAHEMCLSPSHFHAQFKDSVGLTPHQYLLQTRLDRAARMLRESNLPLVRIAEECGFSSQSALTTAMRRYMGLTPKRLRRE; from the coding sequence ATGCTACAAGCCCGTGTGATCCGCCTGGATGAACAGGCCCATGAACATGCCCATGATCATCACCAATTGGTGATGTCCCTGGTCGGCCGCGCCGAATTCGAAGTCGGCGGCCGCGGTGGGGAAGTCTGCCGTATGCGCGCCTGCCTGGTGCCGGGCGATGCCGCCCACCAGTTCGCCGGCATGGGCGACAACCGCATGCTGATTCTCGACCTGGACGAACAGGACACCCCCAGCGAAGACCTCGAGTTGCTCCACCGTCTGTTCGAAACTCCGCGTTATCCCGCCCTCGATGTCGATTTCCAGCACCTGCTGAGCTATGCCGGCGCAGAGCTTGAGCGCTACGGTAGCGACTCGATTCTGGCACGCTCTCTTGGCGGCGTATTGCTCCGAGCCCTGCATCTGCGTCTGTTTGGCGAACAGCGCCGGCAGCCGCAAGGGGCGCTGGATCTGCAGCGCTTGGACGATTATATCGGCGAGCACCTGGCGCGGCGTATCAGCGTCGCCGAGTTGGCGCACGAAATGTGTCTGAGCCCCAGCCACTTCCATGCCCAGTTCAAGGACAGCGTCGGCCTCACGCCACACCAATACCTGCTTCAGACTCGCCTCGACCGCGCCGCGCGCATGCTGCGCGAGAGCAACCTGCCGCTGGTGCGGATCGCTGAGGAATGTGGTTTCTCCAGTCAGAGCGCCCTGACCACGGCTATGCGCCGCTATATGGGCCTGACCCCGAAACGTCTGCGCCGAGAATAG
- the garD gene encoding galactarate dehydratase, which translates to MQLIPHQDSPRYIRLHPTDNVGVVVNDQGVAAGGQFDDGLTAIEGIPQSHKVALVDIAEGGEVVRYGEVIGYALKPIAAGSWVTEQVLRMPEPPVLDNLPKATIKTSPGEPLEGYSFEGFRNPDGSVGTRNILGVTTTVQCVVGVLDHVVERVRKEVLPKYPNVDDVVALSHSYGCGVAINAPDAVVPIRTLYNISRNPNLGGQALVISLGCEKLQANQLMDGDQLTNGMDEEDWLFRLQDSGTGFTGMVEQIMGMIEERLKVLDQRRRETVPASELVVGMQCGGSDAFSGITANPALGVAADLLVRAGATVMFSENTEVRDGIHLLTPRAASVEVADALIREMDWYDRYLQRGMADRSANTTPGNKKGGLNNIVEKAMGSIAKSGNSTIAGVVAPGERIRGKGLWFCATPASDFICGTLQLAAGMNLHIFTTGRGTPYGLSMVPVIKVATRTQLAERWPDLIDVDAGQIVSGRMTLEEMGWHIFQLYLDVASGRKQTCAEHLRLHNDLVLFNPAPVT; encoded by the coding sequence ATGCAGTTGATTCCCCATCAGGATTCGCCCCGCTATATCCGCCTGCACCCGACCGACAACGTCGGCGTGGTGGTCAATGACCAGGGCGTTGCCGCGGGCGGCCAGTTCGACGATGGTCTGACGGCTATCGAGGGCATTCCGCAGAGCCACAAGGTGGCGCTGGTGGATATCGCCGAGGGCGGCGAGGTGGTGCGTTATGGCGAAGTGATCGGCTATGCACTGAAACCCATCGCTGCCGGCAGCTGGGTCACCGAGCAGGTACTGCGCATGCCCGAGCCGCCAGTGCTGGACAACCTGCCCAAGGCGACCATCAAGACCTCGCCCGGCGAGCCGCTGGAAGGCTACAGCTTCGAAGGCTTCCGCAACCCGGACGGCAGCGTCGGCACCCGTAACATCCTCGGCGTGACCACCACGGTGCAGTGCGTGGTCGGCGTGCTCGATCACGTGGTCGAGCGCGTGCGCAAGGAAGTCCTGCCCAAGTACCCCAACGTCGACGATGTGGTGGCGCTGTCGCACAGCTACGGCTGCGGCGTGGCGATCAACGCGCCGGACGCGGTGGTGCCGATCCGCACGCTGTACAACATCAGCCGCAACCCCAACCTGGGCGGCCAGGCGCTGGTGATCAGCCTGGGCTGCGAGAAGTTGCAGGCCAACCAGTTGATGGATGGCGACCAGCTCACCAACGGCATGGACGAGGAAGACTGGCTGTTCCGCCTGCAGGATTCCGGCACCGGTTTCACCGGCATGGTCGAGCAGATCATGGGCATGATCGAAGAGCGCCTGAAGGTGCTCGACCAGCGTCGCCGTGAGACGGTGCCGGCTTCCGAACTGGTGGTCGGTATGCAGTGCGGCGGCAGCGATGCCTTCTCCGGCATCACCGCCAACCCGGCCCTTGGCGTGGCCGCCGACCTGCTGGTGCGCGCTGGCGCCACCGTGATGTTCTCCGAGAACACCGAAGTGCGTGACGGCATCCATCTGCTCACGCCGCGTGCCGCCAGCGTCGAGGTGGCCGATGCGCTGATTCGCGAGATGGACTGGTACGACCGCTACCTGCAGCGCGGTATGGCCGACCGCAGCGCCAACACCACACCGGGCAACAAGAAGGGCGGGCTGAACAACATCGTCGAGAAGGCCATGGGCTCGATCGCCAAATCCGGCAACAGCACCATCGCCGGTGTCGTCGCGCCGGGTGAGCGTATTCGCGGCAAGGGTCTGTGGTTCTGCGCCACGCCGGCCAGTGATTTCATCTGCGGCACTTTGCAGTTGGCAGCGGGCATGAACCTGCACATCTTTACCACCGGTCGCGGCACGCCCTATGGCCTGTCCATGGTGCCGGTGATCAAGGTGGCCACACGCACTCAATTGGCCGAGCGCTGGCCGGATCTGATCGACGTCGACGCCGGGCAGATCGTCTCCGGGCGCATGACGCTGGAGGAAATGGGCTGGCATATCTTCCAGCTCTATCTGGACGTGGCCAGCGGTCGCAAGCAGACCTGCGCCGAGCACCTGCGCCTGCACAACGATCTGGTGCTGTTCAACCCGGCGCCGGTGACCTGA
- the lon gene encoding endopeptidase La: protein MNDQDNTPEAVEVHVKADSTGLVLPAQQLPDKLYIIPIHNRPFFPAQVLPVIVNQQPWGRTLTRVGNTEHKCLAVFFVDTPPDEHGEFDLDTLPEHGTLVRVHHVSEEGGKLQFVAQGLTRVRIRGWLSRRGPYLAEVEYPQPPNDPRDEVKAYGMALINAIKELLPLNPLYSEELKNYLNRFSPNDPSPLTDFAAALTTASGQELQEVLDTVPMLKRMEKVLPLLRKEVEVGRLQKELSAEVNKQIGERQREFFLKEQLKLIQQELGISKDDKSADREEFLARLEGKTLPAPAQKRIDEELNKLSILETGSPEYAVTRNYLDWATALPWGIHGQDKLDLGRARKVLDKHHAGMDDIKQRITEFLAVGAFKGEIAGSIVLLVGPPGVGKTSIGKSIAESLGRPFYRFSVGGMRDEAEIKGHRRTYIGAMPGKLVQALKEAEVMNPVIMLDEIDKMGTSYQGDPASALLETLDPEQNVEFLDHYLDLRLDLSKVLFVCTANTLDSIPGPLLDRMEVIRLSGYITEEKLAIAKRHLWPKQLEKAGVPKARLSISDAALRTVIEGYAREAGVRQLEKQLGKLVRKSVVKLLDDPETKIRIGAKDLEEALGMPVFRNERVLAGTGVITGLAWTSMGGATLPIEATRIHTLNRGFKLTGQLGDVMKESAEIAYSYVSSHLKQFGGDPTFFDQAFVHLHVPEGATPKDGPSAGITMASALLSLARNQAPKKGVAMTGELTLTGQVLPIGGVREKVIAARRQKIFELILPEANRGSYEELPDYLKEGLTVHFAKRYGDVAKVLFD, encoded by the coding sequence ATGAACGATCAGGACAACACCCCCGAAGCTGTCGAAGTTCACGTCAAGGCCGATAGCACCGGCCTGGTACTGCCCGCACAGCAGTTGCCGGACAAGCTCTACATCATCCCCATCCACAACCGCCCGTTCTTTCCGGCGCAGGTGCTGCCGGTCATCGTCAACCAGCAGCCCTGGGGCCGCACGCTGACGCGCGTCGGCAATACCGAGCATAAATGCCTGGCGGTATTCTTCGTCGACACCCCGCCGGACGAACATGGCGAGTTCGACCTCGATACCCTGCCAGAGCACGGCACGCTGGTGCGTGTACATCACGTCAGCGAGGAAGGCGGCAAACTGCAGTTCGTCGCCCAGGGACTGACCCGCGTGCGCATTCGCGGCTGGCTGAGCCGCCGCGGTCCGTACCTGGCCGAAGTGGAATATCCACAGCCGCCGAACGATCCGCGTGACGAGGTCAAGGCCTACGGCATGGCGCTGATCAATGCGATCAAGGAGCTGCTGCCGCTCAACCCGCTGTACAGCGAGGAGCTGAAGAATTACCTCAATCGCTTCAGCCCCAACGACCCGTCGCCACTCACCGATTTCGCCGCCGCCCTGACCACCGCCTCCGGCCAGGAGCTGCAGGAAGTGCTGGATACCGTGCCCATGCTCAAGCGCATGGAAAAGGTGCTGCCGCTGCTGCGCAAGGAAGTGGAGGTCGGCCGCCTGCAGAAAGAGCTGTCGGCCGAGGTGAACAAGCAGATCGGCGAACGCCAGCGCGAATTCTTCCTCAAGGAGCAGCTCAAGCTGATCCAGCAGGAGCTGGGCATCAGCAAGGATGACAAGAGTGCGGACCGTGAGGAATTTCTCGCCCGCCTCGAAGGCAAGACCCTGCCCGCACCGGCGCAGAAGCGCATCGACGAGGAGCTGAACAAGCTGTCGATCCTGGAAACCGGTTCGCCAGAATACGCCGTCACGCGCAATTACCTGGACTGGGCCACCGCCCTGCCCTGGGGCATTCACGGCCAGGACAAGCTCGACCTGGGCCGCGCGCGCAAGGTGCTGGACAAGCACCACGCCGGCATGGACGACATCAAGCAGCGCATCACCGAGTTCTTGGCCGTCGGTGCCTTCAAGGGTGAGATCGCCGGCTCCATCGTGCTGCTGGTCGGCCCGCCCGGCGTGGGCAAGACCAGCATCGGCAAGTCCATCGCCGAATCCCTCGGCCGGCCGTTCTATCGTTTCTCGGTAGGCGGCATGCGTGACGAAGCGGAGATCAAGGGCCATCGCCGCACCTACATCGGTGCCATGCCCGGCAAGCTGGTGCAGGCACTGAAGGAAGCCGAGGTGATGAACCCGGTGATCATGCTCGACGAGATCGACAAGATGGGCACCAGCTACCAGGGCGACCCCGCCTCGGCGCTGCTGGAAACGCTGGACCCGGAGCAGAACGTCGAATTCCTCGACCACTACCTGGACCTGCGCCTGGACCTGTCCAAGGTGCTGTTCGTCTGCACCGCCAATACCCTCGATTCCATCCCCGGGCCGCTGCTCGACCGCATGGAGGTGATCCGCCTGTCCGGCTACATCACCGAGGAAAAACTGGCCATCGCCAAGCGCCACCTGTGGCCCAAGCAGTTGGAGAAAGCTGGCGTGCCGAAAGCGCGCCTGTCCATCAGCGATGCGGCGCTGCGCACGGTGATCGAGGGCTATGCCCGCGAGGCCGGCGTACGCCAGTTGGAGAAACAGCTGGGCAAGCTGGTGCGCAAGTCGGTGGTGAAACTGCTGGACGATCCCGAGACGAAGATCCGCATCGGCGCCAAGGATCTCGAGGAAGCCCTGGGCATGCCGGTGTTCCGCAACGAGCGGGTGCTGGCCGGCACCGGGGTCATCACCGGTCTGGCCTGGACCAGCATGGGCGGCGCTACCCTGCCGATCGAGGCGACGCGCATCCATACGCTCAATCGCGGCTTCAAGCTTACCGGCCAGCTCGGTGACGTCATGAAGGAGTCGGCGGAGATCGCCTACAGCTACGTCAGCTCGCATCTGAAACAGTTCGGTGGTGACCCGACCTTCTTCGACCAGGCCTTCGTCCACCTGCACGTACCGGAAGGCGCCACGCCCAAGGACGGCCCCAGCGCCGGCATCACCATGGCCAGCGCCCTGCTCTCCCTGGCGCGCAACCAGGCGCCGAAGAAGGGCGTGGCCATGACCGGCGAGCTGACCCTGACCGGCCAGGTGCTGCCCATCGGTGGCGTACGCGAGAAGGTGATCGCGGCGCGGCGGCAGAAGATCTTTGAACTGATCCTGCCGGAGGCCAACCGCGGCAGTTACGAGGAGTTGCCGGACTACCTCAAGGAAGGCCTGACCGTGCACTTCGCCAAGCGCTACGGCGATGTGGCGAAAGTGCTGTTCGACTAA
- a CDS encoding methylamine utilization protein yields MTGCNSRLLPLVLFAALVLPGLAHAAALQAELVDAAGQPLADAVISLRGPLHAPQASPPARMDQRNKQFQPHVLAVRTGTSVSFPNSDDIRHQVYSFSPAKRFELRLYQGTPSEPVLFDKPGLVVLGCNIHDWMLGYIYVTDDPWFAVSDEHGRAAIAELPAGRYAVTLWHPGNPQLLPQAAGELQFDAQAPRQRFVLASSGPAESPAPPAPSAFGEAFRKAAEDAAQ; encoded by the coding sequence ATGACTGGTTGCAATTCCCGCCTGCTCCCCCTCGTTCTGTTCGCCGCCCTGGTCCTGCCCGGCCTGGCGCATGCCGCGGCACTGCAGGCCGAGCTGGTGGATGCCGCCGGCCAGCCGCTGGCCGATGCGGTGATCAGCCTGCGCGGCCCGCTGCACGCGCCACAGGCATCGCCGCCGGCGCGCATGGATCAGCGCAACAAGCAGTTCCAGCCCCATGTGCTGGCGGTGCGCACCGGCACCTCGGTGTCCTTCCCCAACAGCGACGACATCCGCCACCAGGTCTATTCCTTCTCGCCGGCCAAGCGTTTCGAGCTGCGCCTGTACCAGGGCACGCCGAGCGAACCGGTGCTGTTCGACAAGCCCGGGCTGGTGGTGCTCGGCTGCAATATCCACGACTGGATGCTCGGCTATATCTACGTCACCGACGACCCCTGGTTCGCCGTCAGCGACGAGCACGGCCGTGCGGCCATCGCCGAGTTGCCGGCCGGGCGCTACGCCGTGACCCTGTGGCACCCGGGCAACCCGCAGCTGCTGCCGCAGGCCGCCGGCGAGCTGCAGTTCGACGCCCAGGCGCCGCGCCAGCGTTTCGTCCTGGCCAGCAGCGGTCCTGCCGAGTCACCCGCGCCGCCGGCGCCGAGCGCGTTCGGCGAGGCCTTCAGGAAAGCCGCCGAAGATGCTGCGCAGTAG
- a CDS encoding 2-hydroxyacid dehydrogenase has protein sequence MSKPKVLQIGPLSERFNRELAEEYEVSALWQQAEPLALLREQGEQFIYMVSSARFGCTAEQLALLPNLRAICSFGVGYDPYPLELLRDRGIVLSTTPDVLNDCVADLAMGLMIDSARRLSEADRFVRSGAWSSTTGFPLARRVSGKRLGIVGLGRIGEAVALRASGFSMPVRYHNRRPVEGSPYQHEPDLLALARWADFLVLTCPGGKATHHLINAEVLEALGPDGFLINVARGSVVDEAALIAALQQKVIGGAGLDVFEREPQVPAALRELDNVVLLPHVGSASVETRQQMADLVLDNLRAFIATGRLLTPL, from the coding sequence ATGAGCAAACCCAAGGTGCTGCAGATCGGCCCGCTGAGCGAGCGTTTCAATCGCGAGCTGGCCGAGGAGTACGAGGTCAGCGCACTGTGGCAACAGGCCGAGCCGCTGGCGCTCCTGCGCGAACAGGGCGAGCAGTTCATCTACATGGTGTCCTCGGCACGTTTTGGCTGCACGGCTGAGCAGCTGGCGCTGCTGCCGAATCTGCGCGCCATCTGCAGTTTCGGTGTCGGCTACGATCCCTATCCGCTGGAGCTGCTGCGGGACCGTGGCATCGTGCTCAGCACCACGCCGGACGTGCTCAACGACTGCGTCGCCGACCTGGCCATGGGCTTGATGATCGACAGCGCGCGGCGCCTGTCCGAGGCCGATCGCTTCGTGCGCAGCGGCGCCTGGAGCAGCACCACGGGCTTCCCGCTGGCGCGACGGGTCAGCGGCAAGCGCCTGGGTATCGTCGGCCTCGGCCGCATTGGCGAGGCGGTGGCCCTGCGGGCTTCGGGGTTTTCCATGCCGGTGCGTTACCATAATCGCCGGCCGGTCGAAGGCAGCCCTTACCAGCATGAGCCGGATCTACTGGCGTTGGCGCGCTGGGCGGATTTCCTCGTGCTGACCTGCCCGGGCGGCAAGGCCACCCATCATCTGATCAACGCCGAGGTGCTCGAAGCGCTGGGCCCAGATGGTTTTCTGATCAATGTGGCGCGCGGTTCGGTGGTCGATGAAGCGGCGCTGATCGCTGCCCTGCAGCAGAAGGTAATCGGTGGTGCCGGGCTGGATGTTTTCGAGCGCGAACCCCAGGTACCGGCAGCGTTGCGTGAACTGGACAACGTGGTGCTGCTGCCGCACGTCGGTAGCGCCAGTGTCGAGACGCGCCAGCAGATGGCCGATCTGGTGTTGGACAACCTGCGCGCCTTTATCGCCACGGGCAGGTTATTGACTCCGTTGTAG